CAGCCTGGGTCCAGGATGCTCAACCAGGGCAGTAGGAGAGGGGAACCTGCACGAAGTGTATGTAGCTCTACCTTGGGATCCGTGGCTCCTGAATGGAATCACACACAGTAGGTTGATGGCATCAGCTATTTTGAAATTTGTGAAGACTTAAAGCATTGCAGGATGATTTCATTTCTGGGAGATAACTAGACAAAATAGCCCAACAGGTGGAGATGCTGATGTAGTAGCAGCCATTATAGTGCATGATGCCACCTCTGAAAACCCACTCATCCTTCCTATCGGGGGAAATCGCTATAATTCTTTTCCATTGCGGAGGCAGTAGGAGGAAGGAAACAGATTCATCCTTCCCTCTGATCACAAAGAAAGGCCAGGCTGTGCCCTGCCATGCTCCTGAAGCCACAAGGGCTGGAAAAACAGCCACCTCCTGACAAAGCTGCCCCAGTACCATGGCCACATCCCCAGCTCCAACTCAGCAGGGGCAGCAGACACCAAGCTCAGTGCCCACTGCTCTCCCTCACTCCTAgacagctgcagggagaggcagagTTCCATAGACAACACTCAGACTTTTAGCACACTGTCTGGACGCACATGTGTTCCTCCAGATTCAGGACAGTGAAGTTCCCCTTCAAATTTCCCTATGAATGTGTGTGATGTGCATTGATGTCACTGTCACTAGGACAGTGCCTGCCTCCATTAAGCGTATACCCTGCTACCTCCAAGCCCCCAGGCCAGAGTCCTGGAcctggcagagcagctgttACAGTGAATAAATCTTTCCAGTGTATTTCAAGAGCCTTTGGCTCTTCTGATAATCAGCTCAAGAGGTTCAGACCCACTTGGTGTTCCCAGTTTAGGTCTGACCCTGCAGGTCTCGAGCTGCCTCCCTTCAGCCCCCCCAGTTTCCTTTGTAGGGCCCACATTGCACACGTGCCCTGGGAAGGGTGCGGTGCTTGGGTCAATCAACCCCTTCGCAGAGTTCTCTGTGTGTGCCCAGCAAGCCTTCCCCTGCACGGATTGCTCCACTTCCACATTTTCCACTCAGCATggagcagttttatttttaccaacACAACGCACATACTTCAGAGGCACATTTGAAGTGCAAAGCCCACGTTCTGTGCTTAGACAGCCAGCAAActgttactgaaaaacactCTGATCGGTGTAGGGCTTACGTAAAATCAGAGTATATAGTCCGACCTGTTTCCAAATGGCTACAAAATTGCCCTGGGGAGGATGGAGATGTAATTCCCTCTAAATGAGCTATTTTCTCTAACGGAGCCCACGCATCGGTCCCCTCAATTGCATGTCTccagagagagcagcagcagtcccaCACACCTCCACCGTGGATTGCTCAGCTTCGTCCCACAGTGATGGGTGGCAGACCCCCCTCCTGCTCAGCACCGGGGCCCAGGGCACTGTGGGATGGATCTACAGCGCAGCAGATCAGAAGCCAGCGTGCTGCTAAGTGCATATCATCATTCAGCTGATCACAGGagcaagaaggaggaaagagatCCTACGATAACCGGAATTCttacagttttatcttttcatgtttaatacagcttttttttctttttcctccaaaggCTGTCTGAGCATTTCATATGAGTGCTGCATCAGCACCATTCCCATTTTACAAGCAGGAAACTGATGCCCAAAGAACTCAGTGGAGCAGAGTACAGCCCAGCCCACAAGAGAGCAGAACGAAACCTCCTGGCAAATCCCCTTCTCCAGCCACCTCCATTCAGTTGCTATGCagcattctctctctttttcttcttcttcttttttttttttttttgtaaaaataaccCATCACAAACAAAAGAGAACGAGAAGGAAACGCAAGCTCCAACATACTTACTTCCATACTGTTGGCATtagtacaaaaataaagatttcttttattatttattcactagtttacaaaaatataaagtCTATGGCATCCCCCTAgaccccagcagcagctctatTTGACTCTGGGCGACAGCGCCTGCTTGAAGCGTCTCTTCAGGTCCTGCATGTTGGGGGAGCGCGGCCGCGGGATGACGGTCGGACGGCGACGCTCGGCGTGCTGCAGCTTGCTGACCTCCCGGCACAGGTACTGGAACACCTCACAGACGCCCTGCGAGCTCTCGCTGGTGGAGATCTCcaggaagaggctgcccagtTCACTGGCCAACTGCAGCCCCTCTTTGGCCTGGACTTGCCTAGCGTGGAGGAGGTCCGCTTTGTTCCCCACCACGACAATGGGGATCCGGGCGTCAGGGTGCAGCTGGCGGATGTGCTGGTGGAGGGGCCGGACCGCCTGGTAGCTGCCGGGGTCTGTGATGGAGTAGACCACGAGGAAGCCCTCTGCCCACTTCATGCACCTCGACAGCGCATCCGGTGCCTGCTCGCAGTCCTGCACCTGTAGCGAGACACAGCCGGGGCTTGGCACGGGACTCggagtggggctgggagcacccagcccagcacgGAGCCCCGCTAAGGAGGCTGAGCTGTCTCCTGGGGGACTCAGCCcagctgtttcctttttagGAAACGGAGGCTTATAAGCTgagctctccagcagcagagaacagatCGAAGTTAAGCAAAGCACAGTGCGGGGCATCCCTTGAGCAGATGTGGCTCAGTGGGTAGCAGGAAAAAGGGCTGAGAGCTAAATCTGTCTAAAACACGGGTTCTGAGCTGTACAGCCCAGCCCGGCGATGGGCGCTGGGAGCCTCCGTGACCCCACCCCGACGATTTTCGATCCCCCGCTCCCCGATCCTCGCGGGTCTAGGCCGCAGCAGCCCGTACCTGGAGGCAGCCCGGCGTGTCCTGGATGTGCACGGCCACCTGCTCCCCGTCCAGCCGCACCAGGCGCGAGTACAGGCTGCCCGTGTTGGGCTCGTAGTCCCCGATGAAGCGCTTGGTCAGGAACCGCACGATCAGCGCTGAAACAGAACGGCCGCGTTAGGACGGAGGGACAGAGGGACGGAGGGGAGGACGGAGGGATGGACAGCCCGCACTCACCGCTCTTGCCGACCCCGCGggcccccagcactgccagccgCAGCTCGGCGCCGGACGGCCCCGGGGAGCACTCGGCGATGGGCGCCAGCAGGAAGGGCTGGGACATGCCCGGCAGGCGCATGGGGCCCGGCTCGGCGCGGATCGGCCCCCTCGGCTCGGCAGCGCCCGGCTCAGCGCCCACCGCCCGCTTTTAAAGGCTCCGCCGGCaccgccccgcggccgcccccgGCAGCACCGCCCCGCCCTGCCCCGCCCCCCGCCTCCCCGCGCTGAGGGAGCCCGGCTCGCGGCGGATCCCGGTTGCGTGCCCCCGTCCCCATAGCGCCCGGTGGGTGTAGACCCCAGGGATAGCGGGGAAGCCTGGGCAGCGATGCGGCCCACAGCGGAGGGGCAGCTTTGGGATCTCGGTGAGATTGCAGGGCGTGGCTCCAGCCCATGACACTCCATGGggccacagaatcacagaatatctctagttggaagggactcataagaatcaccgagtccaactcctggctcccaCAGGTCCTGCATCATGTGTCAGCCCTGCAGATGGGGACTCGAGTCACTAGACAAGGGAAACGATTTAGTCTTTTCTCTCAGTTGTGCATCTGGAGTCATCCCTCATTGTGCATCTGGAGGCATCCCTCTGGTGCCAAGATCCCAAAGCCTGAAGTCCCAGCTCGCAGATCAGGAACCAACCAGCTCCAAACACTCCACTTGAGCCTTTGCTtttctaaagagaaataaagtttCCGAGGAAAGGTGCTCCACTGCGGGCCTGAGCTCA
The Numida meleagris isolate 19003 breed g44 Domestic line chromosome 1, NumMel1.0, whole genome shotgun sequence genome window above contains:
- the RASL11A gene encoding ras-like protein family member 11A; this translates as MRLPGMSQPFLLAPIAECSPGPSGAELRLAVLGARGVGKSALIVRFLTKRFIGDYEPNTGSLYSRLVRLDGEQVAVHIQDTPGCLQVQDCEQAPDALSRCMKWAEGFLVVYSITDPGSYQAVRPLHQHIRQLHPDARIPIVVVGNKADLLHARQVQAKEGLQLASELGSLFLEISTSESSQGVCEVFQYLCREVSKLQHAERRRPTVIPRPRSPNMQDLKRRFKQALSPRVK